TAGGCCGTGGACCAGGATAGGGACTGTGGCGCTACCTGGCTATGCCTGGCTTATAATCCGGCCACCGACCAAGGGCGCCAGCAGCAGCGGCCGTATTCATGCTGAATCCTATTGGCTGATCTGTCTCAAGGCCATGGTAGATCCTCTTTGGCGAGAATCGTCTAGATAGCGCTTCTGGCTTCCTCCGTGTATAATTCAATCCTTGAAGAGTCTTCCCCCGCTTTCGAGGTGTCCATGACCCGATACATCGCTAGACGGGTGCTCAGCCTGATCCCGGTATTGATCGGTGTGACTTTGCTCGTCTTCTTGGTCATGCAGTTGGCCCCAGGCGATCCGGCCCAGATCATGCTGGGGCCTAAAGCCACCGAGACCGCCGTAGCCCAACTGCGGCATGAGCTAGGCCTAGACCAGCCGCTGCACGTCCAATACGGCCGCTGGCTGATCCATATCCTACAGGGCAATTGGGGCCGCTCTATCCAGCTCAAGCGAGAAGTGTTGCCCTTTCTCTTGGATCGCTTCAGGAACAGCGCCTATCTGATGGCCTTCGCCATCCTCCTAGCTTGCTCTGTGGGCATCCCAGCCGGTATTCTTTCCGCGGTCAAGCAGTACTCGCTGGGCGATCGCGTGGTCATGGTTCTGGTGTTGATTGGCTTCTCAACGCCGATCTTTTGGTTAGGGATCATTCTGCAAATCCTCTTCGGCCTCAGGCTTGGAATCCTGCCGGTATCCGGTTTGCAATCGCCTGGACGTACTGACCTGGGCGATCTGATCGTCCATCTGATCCTGCCATCCCTGACCTTAGCCACGGGCGCCACCGCCATCATCGCCCGTATGACCCGATCCAGCATGCTGGAGGTGATCCGGCAAGACTACATCCGCACCGCTCGCAGCAAGGGGCTGAGCGAGCGCCTAATCATCAGCCGCCATGCCTTGAAGAACGCGCTGATCCCCGTAGTCACCGTTGTCGGCATGCAGGTGGGTTACCTGCTGGGAGGGGATGTGCTCGTCGAGATGGTGTTCTCCTACCCGGGTATCGGCCTGGCGATGGTGAACGGGATTCTGGCCAGAGATTTCCCTCTCGTGCAAGGGGCCATCCTCCTGGTCGCCACCTCTTACGTGCTGGTCAACCTAGCCGTAGACATCGCTTACGCCTACCTAGATCCCCGAATTCACTACGAGTAGTGGGGGGAGAGCATGCGCACTGAAGCGATAGACGCGCTACATCAGACTTCTCAAGTGGCCCAAGCGGAGCTAGCGGTATCGGCGCGCAGCCCGACCTGGGAGGCCCTGCAACGGCTGCGGCGAGACCGAATGGCTATGGCTGGCGCCGGGCTTTTGCTGTTCGCGATCACGGTGAGCCTGCTGGCGCCGGTATTGGCCCCTCAGGATCCCACCCAGACCAACCTAGCTCAACGGTTGGCCCCTCCAGGCACGCCGGGCTATCCGCTGGGGACAGACGAGCTAGGCCGAGACCTCCTGAGCCGTTTGATCTGGGGTGGGCGCGTCTCCTTGCTAGTTGGTTTCAGCGCCGTGATCGTGGCGATGGCCTTCGGCGTGCTCGTAGGGCTGGTTGCTGGCTACTTCGGCGGATGGGTGGACTCGCTGATCATGCGGCTGATTGACATCTTAATGGCCTTCCCAGCCATCCTGTTGGCTATCGCGATCGTGGCCTCCCTGGGACCTGGGTTGCGCAACGCGATGCTCGCGGTCAGTATCGTCGGCATCCCCTATTACGCGCGGATCATCCGGGGAAGCGTGCTCTCTCTACGAGAGCAGGAATTTATCCACGCCGCCCGGGTCATCGGCGTGCCTGACTTTCAGATCCTGACGCGGCACGTGCTGCCCAACTGTATTAGCCCCCTGATCGTGGCCGCTACCCTAGATGTGGGCTGGATGATCATGGCGGCAGCCGGCTTGAGCTTTTTGGGCCTGGGCGCTCAGCCTCCTACCGCCGAATGGGGGGTCATGCTCAGCGATGGCCGCCAGTTCATCCGGGTCGCCCCTCATCTCTCCGTGCTGCCAGGGGCGGCTATCTTCCTCGTCGTGTTAGCGCTCAATTTCCTTGGTGATGGATTGCGCGACGCGTTGGACCCGCGTTTGCGCCAGTGATGGGAGGTTTCCATGCCCCTCTCTCGGGACCAACTGATCGCTGCCTTGATCGAGGCATTAGGCCCGGATGCGGTGTTGCATCGGCCTTATGATCTCATGCTCTACGAATACGACGCCTACATCGAGCGCGCTGTCCCTGCCGTTGTAGTGCTGCCGACGACCACCGAACAGGTCGCTACGGCCGTGCGTCTGGCTAACCAGGCCGACATGCCCTTCCTCGCCCGCGGCGCCGGCACCGGGCTCTCCGGCGGCGCCATCGCATCTGATGGCGGCATGGTGATCAGCCTGGCGCGCATGAGGCAGATCCTTAGCATAGATCCGGTGAACCTGCGCGCCGTGGTGCAGCCAGGCGTCGTCAACAGCGATCTAAGCGAGGCCGCCGCGCTCTATGGCCTCCAGTACTTGCCTGATCCCTCCTCGCAGCGCGCTTGTACCATCGGCGGCAATGTGGCCGAGAACAGCGGCGGGCCGCATTGCCTGGCCTATGGAGTAACCTTAAATCACGTGCTCGGCGTTGAGATGGTGCTGCCTAATGGCGAAATCGTCACTTTGGGCGGTGCTGCCCTCGATCCCCCAGGATACGACCTGCTCGGCTTGGTAGTGGGCAGCGAGGGGACGCTAGGCATCGTCACCCAGATCACTGTGCGCCTGGCCCCATTGCAGGAGGATGTGCGCACACTGCTGGCCGTATTCGACAGCCTAGAGGCAGCCTCGCGCGCGGTATCGGCCATCATCGCCGCCGGCATCATCCCCGCCGCCTTGGAGATGATGGATCAGCTCGCTCTGCAGGCGATCGAGGCTTACGTGCATGTCGGCTACCCGCTCGACGCGGCAGCGGTGCTGCTGGTCGAGGTCGAGGGACTGCGCGAAGGGCTAGACGAGCAGGCAGCCCAGATCGAGCACATCTGCCGAGCTGAGGGGGCGCGCAGCGTGCGGCGGGCGAGGACCGCTGACGAGCGGGCGCTCCTCTGGCGAGGGCGCAAAAGCGCGTTCGGCGCTGTTGGGCGGCTGGCCAAAGCCTATTTCACCCAGGACGGCGTCGTGCCCCGCACGAAGCTCCCAGAAGTGCTGGGGGAAATCCAAGAGATCGGCCGACGACATCGCCTGCGCATCCTCAACGTGTTTCACGCCGGCGACGGCAATTTGCATCCGCTGATCCTGTTCGACCCTAACGATCCAGATGAGGTGGCCCGCACTTGGAAGGCAACGGACGAGATGATGGCGGCGTTCGTCAAGGCCGGCGGCACGATCACAGGTGAGCACGGTATCGGCCTGGAGAAGCGCGACTACATGCCACTCCTGTTTAGCCCGCGCGAGCTGAACCTGATGCGCGATCTGCGCCGCGTGTTCGACCCCGCCGAACGCTGCAACCCTGGCAAAATCTTCCCCACTGGCCGTGCCGTGACTGGCGAAGCAACGCCGCTGCACAAGCCTCAGCCACCTATGTGAGCGCGAGGGAAATGTGTATCGGCGCTCTGTGAGCCGGGCGCCAAGGAGGACGGAAGTGCTATGGAGGGGTGGTCGGTTTGGCTGCAGGAGCGCTTGGGCGTCGGCGGCATGAGCGATGATCTAGAAGTCTGCTGCAAATATGCCCTCAACGGCATCGCCCCGGCTGCGGTGGCGTGGCCGGATGACGCCCAGGCTGTGGCGGACGTGCTGGGGTGGGCGACCGCGCAAGGGCTGGCTGTGGTCCCCTGGGGTGGGGGCACGCAACAACAAGCGCTGCCCACGCCCGCGCGCTACGATCTGGCGCTGTCGACTGCGCGCTTGTGCCGCGTCCTCGAGTACGAGCCGGCCGAGCTGGTCATCACTGTAGAGGCAGGTATCACCTTGGCCGAGCTAGCCGTAGTCTTAGC
This genomic interval from Anaerolineae bacterium contains the following:
- a CDS encoding ABC transporter permease, which produces MTRYIARRVLSLIPVLIGVTLLVFLVMQLAPGDPAQIMLGPKATETAVAQLRHELGLDQPLHVQYGRWLIHILQGNWGRSIQLKREVLPFLLDRFRNSAYLMAFAILLACSVGIPAGILSAVKQYSLGDRVVMVLVLIGFSTPIFWLGIILQILFGLRLGILPVSGLQSPGRTDLGDLIVHLILPSLTLATGATAIIARMTRSSMLEVIRQDYIRTARSKGLSERLIISRHALKNALIPVVTVVGMQVGYLLGGDVLVEMVFSYPGIGLAMVNGILARDFPLVQGAILLVATSYVLVNLAVDIAYAYLDPRIHYE
- a CDS encoding ABC transporter permease, which encodes MRTEAIDALHQTSQVAQAELAVSARSPTWEALQRLRRDRMAMAGAGLLLFAITVSLLAPVLAPQDPTQTNLAQRLAPPGTPGYPLGTDELGRDLLSRLIWGGRVSLLVGFSAVIVAMAFGVLVGLVAGYFGGWVDSLIMRLIDILMAFPAILLAIAIVASLGPGLRNAMLAVSIVGIPYYARIIRGSVLSLREQEFIHAARVIGVPDFQILTRHVLPNCISPLIVAATLDVGWMIMAAAGLSFLGLGAQPPTAEWGVMLSDGRQFIRVAPHLSVLPGAAIFLVVLALNFLGDGLRDALDPRLRQ
- a CDS encoding FAD-binding protein: MPLSRDQLIAALIEALGPDAVLHRPYDLMLYEYDAYIERAVPAVVVLPTTTEQVATAVRLANQADMPFLARGAGTGLSGGAIASDGGMVISLARMRQILSIDPVNLRAVVQPGVVNSDLSEAAALYGLQYLPDPSSQRACTIGGNVAENSGGPHCLAYGVTLNHVLGVEMVLPNGEIVTLGGAALDPPGYDLLGLVVGSEGTLGIVTQITVRLAPLQEDVRTLLAVFDSLEAASRAVSAIIAAGIIPAALEMMDQLALQAIEAYVHVGYPLDAAAVLLVEVEGLREGLDEQAAQIEHICRAEGARSVRRARTADERALLWRGRKSAFGAVGRLAKAYFTQDGVVPRTKLPEVLGEIQEIGRRHRLRILNVFHAGDGNLHPLILFDPNDPDEVARTWKATDEMMAAFVKAGGTITGEHGIGLEKRDYMPLLFSPRELNLMRDLRRVFDPAERCNPGKIFPTGRAVTGEATPLHKPQPPM